Within the Thunnus thynnus chromosome 23, fThuThy2.1, whole genome shotgun sequence genome, the region GTGACAATAGCCactcaatatatttatattctttaatCACCTTTCTATATAGTAGTTTTCATTGCTATTGGCAGGGTCTGCCATTCCCACATGGGTTTCCAATGGTCTACATACACATGACGGATCCACAGAAAAGCAGGCATGTAATCTAGCATAATTTATCTCATTGATATCGTCCATACTGTTTACTGTTGACTCTCCTTCAGCCGTGTCAGTGCTGTATTAATttactgctaatgctaacccaacatttcctcctgctgctagtttacattgtaagtgttCATCTGGCAATACAAGGagtggcttttattgtgaagcagtttATGCATGCCTCTAATTCTTTGTCAAAACTTGGCACCTATATTACCCACAATTCAAGTTGACCGGCAACAGTTGGGTTGTATATGCTAGTAGTCTGGAGccgctagcctccagcagagatgagcagCAGGCTaaagaggtctggtaacctaaCTTTTTTCTAGCTAGACACCCCcaaatttttttcattttcaaacttgaaGTCTTCAGCCCCATCGGACGCTGACTCACTCGAGTCAATTTATCAGACTTTGCACATGGAGCCACTAAAGGTACTCCAACCTaacattataattataatttaatttaagagTTACAACTTTAAGGTTAAGTCATGAAGAAAGTCAGACAGCACAAAAAAGGATATCTTGAATACCTGACATGGCCCTGCAGGATGTAATAAACTCTCTCAATGTAATCCTGAAATATTTTTCCCACCTTTAAGGCCAATTCATCGTCAAGCAGAGGCTTTTCACAGTTATTACAGAACTCATACTTGGAGTTGGTGTTATATATATTAAGTTTTCACCCTGGATAATGGAATTTCTGTCTGTTACcctttttcctctgtaatatatGGCCCAAGTTCTGGAGAGCATGATGTCCCTAAGAAACTGAAGGTGTGTCATACATTTTACTCCTATAAATCTGCTTGTTTCAGTTATTTATCAATTACATTGTTTATTGTGCTGCTTCACTCCAAATGGTTTTACTTGtcataaaaaattaaacaaatattaatgCAAATAGTGTAGTTTTTGGACATGGTTTTTATGCATGTCACCAGGAACCCTGAAAGCACAGTACTTAGTACTCTAACTGTTAAGCTCTTGGGTCCAACATACATTatacagcagcaggaaatatGCCACCAATATTACAAGATCAAATCCCACTGGGCTCACACATGCTCCAAATGTTGGCACTTACAGTATAATGTGCTATGAATAAAGGAGGTGTCCATCAAATGGCATTAATTTTTGATGCATGTTGACAAGACTTTTTGACAAGActttacatcattattatgtGCTGTGAGTTGAGTTCTGGCTCCAAAAGAGCTGATTATCATATAAGCAGCATTTGCTTATGAAATGGTAAGTCTGCGGGGGGCATGATTACCATAATAGTGGAAAGATTATAGTGATCTTTCTCGGGTAAGGTGTGTCTTTCTATATAACATAGCTCTGGACTGAACTGTCTCAACATGGTGGTTGGATCGTACAGTTAAGAAACATTAACAAAATCACagcccgtcctcacaagaaCAATGACAGTTTAGGTCTAAAATTCACGCcaacaaaaacaacctatagttacatttgagtgacagacaccatctagcggccatagtaattatgacccagggaagtgatgcagttcagatgatgtcaatatgaGGTGACAAATTTCCTTATTAGGAGGAAGCAGGtagggtggatggctagatagataaatggcaaaaagtggactttgctgcaagAGACCACAGTTCgcttcccatttccaaccacaaatgtcatgtttccaactgcaagttgggacatttttaaaaaaaaactgtaataattGTCTTGGTGTTTACTATTGCCATGATGATAAAGGTTGCCTAACTTCACGGAAGTGGTAACCACGTTAcaagtgaacattttaacccaaaccatgatctttccctaaccctaaccaggtagtttttgtgcctaaacctaatcagaccttaaccacagtgctgtcacaccataaaacatcattatttttcaacagtgatttgtacaagttttggaaagcagcatatttcACTCTTATGGGTCGTTCTGAAAACGATCCTATGGGTctttctggagtgcatggtacaatcgacctatgtggtcatttaattatgaggatgtgctGTAAAATCATGTTAATTAAATTTGCTAAATGGTCCCATTGTCTTGAATGTGTCCACATTAATGTTCCTATTTCAATTACAACCCACACATCCATTACACTCCTCCAGCATTTGAATTATGGATAGTCAGGAAATTACTACATTTATATTGGGCACAGAGGAGATTAAATGCTTCTGTGGTGTCGGACTATATTTATgtctcaaacttttttttaatcagttttagcAGAATTTGCAAATACTACATTGTATAATATTGATCCAATGTGTATTATTATAGAAGCTAATACACCCACTACTCCTGCAGCTCCATTACTGCACCTACTCCTCTATTACTATACAACCAAGTATTACAATGAATGCAACTGCTactaaattacaaaaacaactaCCACACAATTATATAGAGATGACAGATTAAATTCAGCATCACTCCATACAGAGTATATTGTGCCATAAGCCATATAGACTGCATAAAGATGTACACCCAGCCACACAAGTTCACTGTGGCTTTCTTTGTTCGAGCACCCTGATGGCTGTGCTATTAAACTAATGTTAAGACATGGTTGCAAGTCAATACACTGTAACCcaagaaaacacattgaaatcatgCTATCAGAATGTTaaaagtccccctccagtcaaaaatgtgtttagctTATTGTgccttcacttggatgtttgagcttcactgtgcagaatgaaggttgttttcacattcatctgctgaagaggaaagttcctctgtgctcatcttaaatggactttacagtgaattAGGAGAATTTTGAAGCATTGAACagtgaaagcaaaataaaaagcatttcAAAGCAAAGTATTTGTTATATGTCTCAAAagatgtctggaggggatctttgaATCGCAAGCTCATTTTCCAACACAAGTAGTCAACTTCAGAGCATTTCTGAATTTGGTTGTGTTGTCTGGGTTTGTGTCTTCTGTACTTGTTATGCTGAATATGTGTTGTGTTAAATTagtgaatgtgttttctttttgtttgaccGTGTTTTATTTCTCAGCATACACATGTTGTGGAATTGGTGAAGATATGTCtttgtttacttgtgttttgtgtatttgcacATGCACTCTTCAGGTGCAGTGCATTGAGCTCTCAAGGCCACCACAAATAatagaaaaacatacatatagACAGACGGTTGCAAAGTGTGGTGGTTCAACTAAAGGCTGAACCACCAcactttgatttgattgattcaGATTGATATGGAGATTTTAATATAGGAAGGggtcaatcaaaaaaaaaatagaagttCAATAAAGGCAAGAAATGAAGGAAGGGTTTGATTGGAATGATGTGCTCCTCCTTCTACTAATACTTTTAACACTACAAACATGAGTGCTAATACAGTTTTCTATGGCTCctaacattaaatatgaatctACTAAATCTACTAAATGAAATGCAGAAATGAGTGGCTGGTTTTCTCTACTGCATTTACAACACCTGCAACACACTTCAGATGTCACTGTCTTGACCTGTGAAAAGCAGTTTGTAGCTGTGAATGGCGAGGGATGCTTAAATTAGTCCCAATGGGATCCCACACTACCTGAAGCATCTATCCAACACTGCCATTGGTCTGTCGCCTCTGAAAGCATAAAGCGTAATAAAAGGTTTCTTGTGTCGTTACTGCAATTACAACACACTGAAATTACTCTACATTCATATGAAATATCTTTCCACTTGGAAAAGTACTGACCAACAAGTGTACaagaaaaaaagggttttaCAGGATTTTTACGTTTTTCACCAGCCATTGAAAAAGCTTATAAGAGGATTTTTGAAAATGCGATTTGTTGTCTCACTAAGGGGTTATTTGCTATCCTTAAATCCTTCTGATGTAAcactattttttcattttcacccaaACTGCTCTGACTCTGTTCATTTTACATCGGAGTACtaccaaaaaaatatttgaacagaCCTCCAGAGAGGAgcaaaacatgatactaaacACCTCAAATATGggtattattttaattttcacttgTAGGCATAAAAGAACATACTCGTCCTCCAAAATtagcacattttaaatacaaattaattaaattagattaaaacacaaataaactaaattaaaacagaaatattagtCATTGCAGACATGACAAAGTGTTACCTTCATTGCTCTACTTAAAATTTATGCTGCATTctaatgaaacagaaaatacataaaaagatGTTAATATTCAAACAGTGGTACAACCAAGGACACTGAAACTTTAACAAGTCTCTTGGCACCTTGCAAATGACTCCACACACCTATCGAAATCAAACAATGGAAGGATGGAGGAATGTGGGTCATGGTGGGCTCGGGGCAAGCTGGCAAACCTTCTGATTTCTGTGACACTGATCTAGGCTGACTGGAGCTATATTGCCCAGCCAAAACTCCCTTCCTGTCTGAACTGATAAGGATCAATTCCTCTGTGAATGTGGTATTTTTAAAGCTAGTCTAGCAAGTCTGTGTAACAAGGTGGAGGGTGAGCAGGGAAATCAATTTTAAAGAGGACAACCAGGGATCAGGTTGACAAATGTCCGTCCTGCTTAAGTGTCAGTCCTAACCAGTTCCAGGCGGGTTGTTCTACAGCTGACCTCTGACTGACCATGGAGAAGACTGAATCTTCCTATGATGTTAGCAAAGTATCACTTTTTGATATGGTGCTCAAATTACAGCTTAAAGGGTCAGTgcacacaaatgacaaaataacatattttctcacttacctctaCTGGTGTCTAGCCGTACATATCATTTTTATTGACCAAAATTTTGAGAAGTCCTTTGCTGAAAACAATTACAATTCAAAGCATCAATTGATTTTATTGGCctcagcacaacaagctgtaaacacaccatAGACATATTATCACGTTATAAAGttgatggtgaacatgttagcaaacagttaccTACTTACATatccaacagacacagagcaacataagcattttttcatttagagTCATGTTTTTGGACTCTACActaatttaagtccaatattcactttcattttaactctgttttggtctccaccaactcctgagggatcTGGCTGCTAAGCTGcaaaatgcttcactatgttcaccagctactcGGTAACTTtgactgtctgctgtttggtgctgggcggGTAGTGTTAAATGGATTTATCAGAGgtttttcactgaaaatagCTGCCTTCTACAAATTGAAACGTGGTTGATGAGAGCTGTGGGAATGAACCAAtaagctgaaagacgctaactGTGTGTTCAGAAAGAACTTGAAGCGAATTTTAGACGTGATGCAACTATATataaagtcaatgcaaagacacaAGTAGACTCAAATTCGCCCTAGGCGGCGTGAATGGACATAAAGACACGTCAATGAGAGTTGAAGATGTTTCAACTCAGAACACAGTTGAAAAATTCATGCCTATCCTGTGGCttgcttcataaatgtacagagacaacagggaaaaggagagagactggagggaaataacagaaagaaccggtgagttctgagttccgttagaagctgaactgaacacaaaaagcaaagatttgctttgcattctgtctgaacatACCATAAAACACTAAGAAGAGCTGGGGGGagaaactgcagagttggtgttAATTCTCTATGGGTTTGTGACTACAAGTGATCCCATTCACATTACACAAATTGATTCCAATTtacaaatattgattagtgcagctttaaatgtaatttttaccTCCATTGTACTGGTGTGGAGGcggaaatctcagagacagatatctcagaaccttaaacaaataaataaaactttctgcatggctagatatcACTATGtgtaatgaagaaaaaaaaatatttttgtaatttgggttaAGCAACCCTTTAAGAGAATTCCATCAAAACAAATATGTATCAGTCAAATAAAAGTCTGCTTTTCTTAGcacaaagtaaacattttgttgGTTTCCACTTGATAACATCACTATATGTTTCTTTTAAGAAGCAACTTCCACAGGGTTACATTTGATTAACATAATTTGAAGATGATGCATAGCAGACAGTTTGATCTGTAGAACATCGAAGTTCAGATCATTTCATACATatgactgttttatgttttgaaaatgacaCAGCACAAGACAGACAGTTAAAAATAACAAGGGTCACCATGATGGCAGTATTCacaatgtatatactgtataatatccATTAACGTCTCTAGCAGCTTATCAGAGGTGAATATTCCCCTCAGCCCAATTTAAAACACCACCCACATTTATATGATCTTTGTGATCTTTGCGGTAACAATTTCTCACGGCAACAGTGAAATTTCCATATGAACTCTTAATGTAAAAACAGACACCACTTACAGTCGAGAAGTAATTGAAATTCTGCCTACAAATAGACTTCATTTTCTGCTTTAGACCAAACACTCAAACCCTACAGTACATAACTACTTCACAAGAATCACAGCACACTACATCAAATGGATTTTTTCATCATGAACTGAAACAGAATGGTGAAAAAAACACTTGGGTCCAGACTCTAAGAATACAACAATTTGcaaaaggtgatttttttttttttgctatacCACATGAGCAGTGTCTGTGAGGGTCTGTCCCACTGTCCTACTCCCATTCTTGAGAATTCCCTCAGTGGTAACATGGCCGAAATTTATCACTGGTGTTTTTGGGCCATCAATATTAGTATCCTCTGCCTGAGGCTCTAAGAAAGCTACCCTCTTTCCATTTGACCGCCGCTGTCCTGACTCTACCTCTCTGGGGTCCGAACAGAGGATTATGGCTCGTCCGCCGCACCCTCTTGATGCCCCACCCCTGTTTTCTCTGCATCGACAGGGAGTGAGGTACAGGTAGAGCAGCACCAGTATGATGCTGACCACACAGGAAGCCAAGGTGGTGAACGCAGTGTTGAAATGCTCTGCGCCACTGCGATGTGCCAAGCCACTGGCAGAGCTCAAGTTTCCGACCACCACAATGATCTCCAGAGACTCGTTGGGGTCATAGTGGCGCCCACGGGCTGCCACACAGCCATATGTACCAGAATCCTCCAACAGTGCTCCTCTGATTTCGAGGGTGCCATTAGGGAGGACTGTGAGGTGGTCACTTGGATCATTTGCTGATGAATTAAGCACTGTCCTAGGAGTAACCCAGAACACTGCCAGCCCATCCTGGGCAGGCACAGCTAGCCCCACACATGGCACCCATAGCCATTTACCCAGCTCTACTTGGTACATTTGAGTCTCAAGGGGCATGTCCGACACTCCCTGCTGGCTACAATTAGGCCCTGGTCCTGCATTGTCTCTACATGGGTATTCACCTTTGAAGTCTACCAGGGGACGATACTGTTTCCAC harbors:
- the LOC137176038 gene encoding amphoterin-induced protein 2-like; the encoded protein is MCPIVSQLLGKINVGGSRCNPAAAALLLSLCLGLPPSVATCPSYCLCASDIISCSGRNLSVLPFDLPSYATRLDLSHNALTVLPADWISQPFDRLSTLVLSRNSIGQIEVNTFVMMPHLLHLDLSSNRLTVLNSSIFTGLKELRELLLFGNQIVLINPGAFSDLHSLKRFYLSGNRLTDFPLGLYEEPGGPRNLTFLDLSSNRLSNVPVQILLSLTRQGGIYLQENPLVCDCALLALLEYWMWKQYRPLVDFKGEYPCRDNAGPGPNCSQQGVSDMPLETQMYQVELGKWLWVPCVGLAVPAQDGLAVFWVTPRTVLNSSANDPSDHLTVLPNGTLEIRGALLEDSGTYGCVAARGRHYDPNESLEIIVVVGNLSSASGLAHRSGAEHFNTAFTTLASCVVSIILVLLYLYLTPCRCRENRGGASRGCGGRAIILCSDPREVESGQRRSNGKRVAFLEPQAEDTNIDGPKTPVINFGHVTTEGILKNGSRTVGQTLTDTAHVV